From the genome of Azospira restricta, one region includes:
- a CDS encoding sulfate ABC transporter substrate-binding protein has translation MPALVRQLAAAILALGLAVPAFADPSLLNVSYDVARDFYKDYNPLFQKYWKAKTGENLELKQSHAGSTKQVRAVADGLEADVVTMNQATDVDFLAERGLVAADYAKKFPTNASPYTSTMVFIVRKGNPKGFKDWSDLAKPGVQVILPHPKNTGNGRYSYLAAWGYALKQPGGSDATAKDFVGKLLKNAPLFAAGGRDATTTFMQRRIGDVLVTFESEAELIAREFGRGEFEVVYPSLSILTEFPVAVVEKVVDKKGTRKQAQAYLEYLWSKEGQENAAQNYLRPRDAELLKKYAAQFPPIKTFSVDEVFGGWSKAFPAHFKDGGSFDQIYQVK, from the coding sequence ATGCCTGCCCTCGTCCGCCAGCTTGCCGCAGCCATCCTCGCCCTCGGCCTCGCCGTCCCGGCGTTCGCCGACCCGTCGCTGCTCAACGTCTCCTACGACGTCGCCCGCGACTTCTACAAGGACTACAACCCGCTGTTCCAGAAATACTGGAAGGCGAAGACCGGCGAGAACCTCGAGCTGAAGCAGTCGCACGCCGGCTCGACCAAGCAGGTGCGCGCCGTCGCCGACGGGCTGGAGGCGGACGTGGTGACGATGAACCAGGCCACCGACGTCGACTTCCTCGCCGAGCGCGGGCTGGTCGCCGCCGACTACGCGAAGAAATTCCCGACCAACGCCTCGCCCTACACCTCGACGATGGTATTCATCGTCAGGAAGGGCAACCCGAAGGGCTTCAAGGACTGGAGCGACCTCGCCAAACCGGGCGTGCAGGTGATCCTGCCGCACCCGAAGAACACCGGCAACGGCCGCTATTCCTACCTCGCCGCGTGGGGCTATGCATTGAAGCAGCCGGGCGGCAGCGACGCGACGGCCAAGGACTTCGTCGGCAAGCTGCTGAAGAACGCACCGCTGTTCGCCGCCGGCGGCCGCGACGCGACGACCACCTTCATGCAGCGCCGCATCGGCGACGTGCTGGTCACCTTCGAGTCGGAAGCCGAGCTGATCGCCAGGGAATTCGGCCGCGGCGAGTTCGAGGTCGTCTATCCCTCGCTGTCGATCCTGACCGAATTCCCGGTCGCCGTCGTCGAGAAGGTGGTCGACAAGAAGGGCACGCGCAAGCAGGCGCAGGCCTACCTCGAGTACCTGTGGTCGAAGGAAGGCCAGGAGAACGCCGCGCAGAACTACCTGCGCCCGCGCGACGCCGAGCTCTTGAAGAAGTACGCCGCGCAGTTCCCGCCGATCAAGACCTTCTCCGTCGACGAAGTCTTCGGCGGCTGGAGCAAGGCCTTCCCGGCGCACTTCAAGGACGGCGGCTCGTTCGACCAGATCTACCAGGTGAAATAA
- the cysT gene encoding sulfate ABC transporter permease subunit CysT, with translation MASTSHRVLPGFGLSLGYTLVYLSLLVLIPLGGLILKAGTLTIAEFWQIATTEQALASYRVTFGASFVAAAINAVFGLVVAWVLVRYPFPGKSLVDAFVDLPFALPTAVAGITLATLYAGNGWIGRHLEPLGIKIAYTPYGIVVALAFVTLPFIVRTLQPVIEDIEPEVEEAAASLGASRLQTFVKVIFPAIFPALLTGFTLAFSRAIGEFGSVIFIAGNMPMISEITPLLIIAKLEQQDVVGATALAVVMLVISFAMLLTINALQWWAANRHKGRAA, from the coding sequence ATGGCCTCCACTTCGCATCGCGTGCTGCCCGGCTTCGGCCTCTCGCTCGGCTACACGCTCGTCTACCTCTCGCTGCTGGTGCTGATCCCGCTCGGCGGTCTGATCCTCAAGGCGGGTACGCTGACCATCGCCGAGTTCTGGCAGATCGCCACCACCGAGCAGGCGCTGGCCTCGTACCGCGTCACCTTCGGCGCCTCGTTCGTCGCGGCGGCGATCAACGCCGTCTTCGGGCTGGTCGTCGCCTGGGTGCTGGTGCGCTACCCGTTCCCGGGCAAGAGCCTGGTCGATGCCTTCGTCGACCTGCCCTTCGCGCTGCCGACGGCGGTCGCCGGCATCACGCTGGCCACGCTCTACGCCGGCAACGGCTGGATCGGCCGCCACCTCGAGCCGCTCGGAATCAAGATCGCCTACACGCCGTACGGCATCGTCGTCGCGCTCGCCTTCGTCACGCTGCCGTTCATCGTGCGCACGCTGCAGCCGGTGATCGAGGACATCGAGCCGGAGGTCGAGGAGGCCGCCGCGTCGCTCGGCGCGTCGCGGCTGCAGACCTTCGTCAAGGTCATTTTCCCGGCGATCTTCCCGGCCTTGCTGACCGGCTTCACGCTCGCCTTCTCGCGCGCCATCGGCGAATTCGGATCGGTCATCTTCATCGCCGGCAACATGCCGATGATTTCCGAGATCACGCCGCTCTTGATCATCGCCAAGCTCGAGCAGCAGGACGTCGTCGGCGCCACCGCGCTGGCGGTGGTCATGCTGGTCATCTCCTTCGCCATGCTGCTGACGATCAACGCGCTGCAATGGTGGGCGGCGAACCGGCACAAGGGGAGGGCGGCATGA
- the hemA gene encoding glutamyl-tRNA reductase has protein sequence MALFTLGINHHTAPLSVREQVAFNADKLSHALADLTRAKVVREAAILSTCNRTEIYCAADDPETAIQWLAQYHAIDRGVIQPYVYTLPQREAIRHAFRVASGLDSMVIGEPQILGQMKDAVRTAEEAGTLGTHLHKMFQRAFAVAKEVRSTTAIGANIVSMAAAGVHLAERIFENIADQRILFVGAGEMIELCAAHFAAKQPKELVIANRTLERGRALAERFGGAVIRLDEIGDRLGHFDIVVACTASPLPIIGLGMVERAIKSRRHRPMFMVDLAVPRDIEIEVGELDDVFLYSVDDLAQVVESGLESRQAAVVEAEAIIAAQVDTFIAWLETRDTVPLIRTLRDSAERMRRHEMEHALKLLAKGENPEKVLDQLAHRLTNKFLHAPTQALNAADAGDREALRHAATRLFHLHDGE, from the coding sequence ATGGCGCTGTTTACGCTCGGCATCAACCACCATACCGCTCCGCTGTCCGTGCGCGAGCAGGTGGCCTTCAACGCCGACAAGCTCTCCCATGCGCTCGCCGACCTGACGCGGGCGAAGGTGGTGCGCGAGGCGGCGATCCTGTCGACCTGCAACCGCACCGAGATCTACTGCGCCGCTGACGATCCGGAAACGGCGATCCAGTGGCTGGCGCAGTACCACGCCATCGACCGCGGCGTGATCCAGCCCTACGTCTATACGCTGCCGCAGCGCGAGGCGATCCGCCACGCCTTCCGCGTCGCCTCCGGCCTCGACTCGATGGTCATCGGCGAGCCGCAGATCCTCGGCCAGATGAAGGACGCGGTGCGCACCGCCGAGGAGGCCGGCACGCTCGGCACGCACCTGCACAAGATGTTCCAGCGCGCCTTCGCGGTGGCCAAGGAGGTGCGCTCGACCACCGCCATCGGCGCCAACATCGTGTCGATGGCCGCCGCCGGCGTGCATCTCGCCGAGCGCATCTTCGAGAACATCGCCGACCAGCGCATCCTCTTCGTCGGCGCCGGCGAGATGATCGAGTTGTGCGCCGCGCACTTCGCCGCCAAGCAGCCGAAGGAACTGGTCATCGCCAACCGCACGCTGGAGCGCGGCCGCGCGCTGGCCGAGCGCTTCGGCGGCGCGGTCATCCGCCTCGACGAGATCGGCGACCGCCTCGGCCACTTCGACATCGTCGTCGCCTGCACCGCGAGCCCGCTGCCGATCATCGGCCTCGGCATGGTCGAGCGCGCGATCAAGTCGCGCCGCCACCGGCCGATGTTCATGGTCGACCTGGCCGTGCCGCGCGATATCGAGATCGAGGTCGGCGAGCTCGACGACGTCTTCCTCTACTCGGTCGACGACCTCGCGCAGGTCGTCGAGTCCGGCCTCGAATCCCGCCAGGCGGCGGTGGTCGAGGCCGAGGCGATCATCGCCGCGCAGGTCGACACCTTCATCGCCTGGCTGGAGACGCGCGACACGGTGCCGCTGATCCGCACGCTGCGCGATTCGGCCGAGCGCATGCGCCGGCACGAGATGGAGCACGCGCTGAAGCTGCTGGCCAAGGGCGAGAATCCGGAAAAGGTGCTCGACCAGCTGGCGCACCGGCTGACCAACAAGTTCCTGCACGCGCCGACGCAGGCGCTCAATGCGGCCGACGCCGGTGACCGCGAGGCGCTGCGCCACGCCGCGACGCGCCTCTTCCACCTGCACGACGGCGAGTAG
- the prfA gene encoding peptide chain release factor 1, which translates to MKQSIRDKLDHLAGRLEEVDLLLASGDTARDMDQFRKLSRERAEIEPVVALFADYRKAEGDLAEAEAMLSDPDMKDFAEEEMKAAKARLPVLETELQKLLLPKDPNDERNVILEIRAGTGGEESALFAGSLFRMYARYAERQRWQVEVMSSSESDLGGYKEIIARIVATGGQGAYSKLKFESGGHRVQRVPETEAQGRIHTSACTVAVMPEADEIEEVQINAADLRVDTFRASGAGGQHINKTDSAVRLTHLPTGIVVECQDGRSQHQNKAQAMRVLAARINDAQLRAAQAKEAAQRKSLVGSGDRSERIRTYNFPQGRVTDHRINLTLYKIDAIMDGDLDELLTALTTEHQAEQLAALAEE; encoded by the coding sequence ATGAAGCAAAGCATCCGCGACAAGCTCGATCACCTCGCCGGCCGCCTCGAAGAGGTCGACCTGCTGCTCGCCAGCGGCGACACCGCGCGCGACATGGACCAGTTCCGCAAGCTGTCGCGCGAGCGCGCCGAGATCGAGCCGGTGGTCGCGCTGTTCGCCGACTACCGCAAGGCCGAGGGCGATCTTGCGGAGGCCGAGGCGATGCTGTCCGACCCGGACATGAAGGACTTCGCGGAAGAAGAGATGAAGGCTGCCAAGGCACGCTTGCCGGTGCTGGAAACCGAGCTGCAGAAGCTCTTGCTGCCGAAGGACCCCAACGACGAGCGCAACGTCATCCTCGAAATCCGCGCCGGCACCGGCGGCGAGGAGTCGGCGCTGTTCGCCGGCAGCCTGTTCCGCATGTACGCCCGCTACGCCGAGCGCCAGCGCTGGCAGGTCGAGGTCATGTCGTCGTCCGAATCGGACCTCGGCGGCTACAAGGAAATCATCGCCCGCATCGTCGCAACAGGTGGCCAGGGCGCCTACTCGAAACTGAAGTTCGAGTCCGGCGGCCACCGCGTGCAGCGCGTGCCGGAGACCGAGGCGCAGGGGCGCATCCACACGTCCGCGTGCACCGTCGCGGTGATGCCGGAAGCCGACGAGATCGAGGAGGTGCAGATCAACGCCGCCGACCTGCGCGTCGACACCTTCCGCGCCTCCGGCGCCGGCGGCCAGCACATCAACAAGACCGACTCGGCGGTGCGCCTGACGCACCTGCCGACCGGCATCGTCGTCGAATGTCAGGACGGCCGCTCGCAGCACCAGAACAAGGCGCAGGCGATGCGCGTGCTGGCCGCGCGCATCAACGACGCACAGCTGCGCGCGGCGCAGGCCAAGGAGGCGGCGCAGCGCAAGAGCCTGGTCGGCAGCGGCGACCGTTCCGAGCGCATCCGCACCTACAATTTCCCGCAGGGGCGCGTCACCGACCACCGCATCAACCTGACGCTGTACAAGATCGACGCGATCATGGACGGCGACCTGGACGAACTGCTCACCGCGCTGACCACCGAGCACCAGGCCGAGCAGCTGGCGGCGCTGGCGGAGGAGTGA
- a CDS encoding sensor histidine kinase gives MRSRKPAAPDGQRSLFGEILDWMLAPLLFVWPVSIAVTHYFATAVASYPYDQALRENVNAVARQIKFVNGRPQIALPASARAMLRADEIDHVYFHVLNRKGVKLAGDTELPVATDLDYQADELGEIYFREVEAGGQDLRVAYTYVGEPSMPRERWLLVEVGETLEKRSQLANKIIASVILPQFVIIPLAVVLVWFGLSQGLRPLTVLRERIEARAESDMSPIRTRRVPEELQPLIDAFNAMLERMRGNLDAQQRFIADAAHQMRTPLTGLKTQAQLAMRESDPEELKKSLRQIATGVDRAAHLVNQLLTLARAEASDAAQQSLAPLNLDLLLREQVEEWVMRALDKHIDLGYEPAPPSEIMGSAFLLRELVSNLIDNALRYTPADGRVTCRVVVQGDFVTLEVEDNGIGITEEQAALVFERFYRVDGTGTDGSGLGLPIVREIAELHRAAASLRPNPHERGAIARVVFPRYRPPADRPAFDAQIEGELGGRGLPAAHNPPTGFV, from the coding sequence TTGAGAAGCAGGAAGCCCGCGGCGCCTGACGGGCAGCGTTCGCTGTTCGGCGAGATCCTCGACTGGATGCTCGCCCCGCTGCTGTTCGTCTGGCCGGTGTCGATCGCGGTCACCCACTACTTTGCGACGGCGGTCGCCAGCTACCCCTACGACCAGGCGCTGCGCGAGAACGTCAACGCCGTCGCCCGCCAGATCAAGTTCGTGAACGGCCGGCCGCAGATCGCGCTGCCGGCCTCGGCGCGGGCGATGCTGCGCGCCGACGAGATCGACCACGTCTATTTCCACGTGCTCAACCGCAAGGGTGTCAAGCTCGCCGGCGATACCGAGCTGCCGGTCGCGACCGACCTCGACTACCAGGCCGACGAGCTCGGCGAGATCTACTTCCGCGAGGTCGAGGCCGGCGGCCAGGACCTGCGCGTCGCCTATACCTACGTCGGCGAGCCGAGCATGCCGCGCGAGCGCTGGCTGCTGGTGGAGGTCGGCGAGACGCTGGAGAAGCGCTCGCAGCTGGCCAACAAGATCATCGCCAGCGTCATCCTGCCGCAGTTCGTGATCATCCCGCTCGCCGTCGTGCTGGTCTGGTTCGGCCTGTCGCAGGGCCTGCGCCCGCTGACCGTGCTGCGCGAGCGGATCGAGGCGCGCGCCGAGAGCGACATGTCGCCGATTCGTACCCGCCGCGTGCCGGAGGAACTGCAGCCGCTGATCGACGCCTTCAATGCGATGCTCGAGCGCATGCGCGGCAACCTCGACGCGCAGCAGCGCTTCATCGCCGACGCCGCGCACCAGATGCGCACCCCCTTGACCGGGCTGAAGACGCAGGCGCAGCTGGCGATGCGCGAATCGGACCCGGAGGAGCTGAAGAAATCCCTGCGCCAGATCGCCACCGGCGTCGACCGCGCCGCGCACCTGGTCAACCAGCTGCTGACGCTGGCCCGCGCCGAGGCCAGCGACGCCGCGCAGCAGTCGCTGGCGCCGCTCAACCTCGACCTGCTCTTGCGCGAGCAGGTCGAGGAGTGGGTGATGCGCGCGCTCGACAAGCACATCGACCTCGGCTACGAGCCGGCGCCGCCGTCCGAGATCATGGGCAGCGCCTTCCTGCTGCGCGAGCTGGTCAGCAACCTGATCGACAACGCGCTGCGCTACACGCCGGCCGACGGGCGCGTCACCTGCCGCGTCGTCGTCCAGGGCGACTTCGTGACCCTCGAGGTCGAGGACAACGGCATCGGCATCACCGAGGAGCAGGCGGCGCTGGTGTTCGAGCGCTTCTACCGCGTCGACGGCACCGGCACCGACGGCTCCGGCCTCGGCCTGCCGATCGTGCGCGAGATCGCCGAGCTGCACCGTGCCGCCGCCAGCCTGCGGCCGAACCCGCACGAGCGCGGCGCCATCGCCCGCGTCGTCTTCCCCCGCTACCGCCCGCCCGCCGACCGCCCGGCCTTCGACGCGCAGATCGAGGGCGAGCTCGGCGGGCGCGGCTTGCCGGCGGCGCACAATCCGCCCACCGGCTTCGTCTGA
- the cysW gene encoding sulfate ABC transporter permease subunit CysW — MTFRKANAEPKWVRRALTAVALGFLALFLGLPLVAVFVEALAAGVPAYLAALVEPETRHAVLLSLLIAFVVLPFNVLFGVAAAWAIARFDFRGKSLLVTLIDLPFAVSPVVAGMLFILLFGARGWFGPWLSAHDFKIIFAVPGMILATLFITFPFVARELIPLMQTQGKDEEEAAVSLGASGWQMFWRVTLPNIKWGLLYGVILANARALGEFGAVSVVSGHIRGETNTLPLHVEILYNEYNAVGAFAAASVLALLALVTLVAKTVVEWRMHKETQMLEADLPPEKTQ; from the coding sequence ATGACCTTCCGCAAGGCCAACGCCGAACCGAAATGGGTGCGCCGGGCGCTGACCGCGGTCGCCCTCGGCTTCCTCGCGCTGTTCCTCGGCCTGCCGCTGGTCGCCGTCTTCGTCGAGGCGCTCGCCGCCGGCGTGCCGGCCTACCTCGCCGCGCTGGTCGAGCCGGAGACGCGGCACGCGGTGCTGCTGTCGCTGCTGATCGCCTTCGTCGTGCTGCCGTTCAACGTGCTCTTCGGCGTCGCCGCGGCGTGGGCCATCGCGCGCTTCGACTTCCGCGGCAAGAGCCTGCTGGTGACGCTGATCGACCTGCCGTTCGCGGTCTCGCCGGTGGTCGCCGGCATGCTCTTCATCCTGCTCTTCGGCGCCCGCGGCTGGTTCGGGCCGTGGCTCTCCGCGCACGACTTCAAGATCATCTTCGCCGTGCCCGGCATGATCCTGGCGACGCTGTTCATTACCTTCCCCTTCGTCGCGCGCGAGCTGATCCCGCTGATGCAGACGCAGGGCAAGGACGAGGAGGAGGCCGCCGTCTCGCTCGGCGCCTCGGGCTGGCAGATGTTCTGGCGGGTGACGCTGCCGAACATCAAGTGGGGCCTGCTGTACGGCGTGATCCTCGCCAACGCGCGCGCGCTCGGCGAGTTCGGCGCAGTGTCGGTGGTCTCCGGCCACATCCGCGGCGAGACCAACACGCTGCCACTGCACGTCGAGATCCTCTACAACGAGTACAACGCGGTCGGCGCCTTCGCCGCCGCCTCGGTGCTGGCGCTGCTGGCGCTGGTGACGCTGGTCGCGAAGACCGTCGTCGAGTGGCGCATGCACAAGGAAACACAAATGCTGGAGGCGGACCTGCCGCCGGAGAAAACACAGTGA
- a CDS encoding sulfate/molybdate ABC transporter ATP-binding protein, translating into MSITIQNISKRFGNFVALDNIKLEIPTGELVALLGPSGCGKTTLLRIIAGMETADGGEVLFSGQEATHLHARDRNVGFVFQHYALFRHMTVFENVAFGLRVKPRQERPAEAEIRKRVMDLLGLVQLDWLADRYPSQLSGGQRQRIALARALAVEPKVLLLDEPFGALDTKVRKELRRWLRRLHDEMHISSVFVTHDQEEALEVADRVVVMNHGRIEQIGSPDEVYSNPASPFVYQFLGNVNVFHSRVHGAWAEVGRGEPVAGGGGEGGETLAFVRPHEIDIERGPFAGGLEAQVQDVHPIGPVVRVELAHASELIEVELTRERADALGLAKGQHVWLKPRQVKVFAAPEYQLEDGGSGI; encoded by the coding sequence ATGAGCATCACCATCCAGAACATCTCGAAGCGCTTCGGCAACTTCGTCGCGCTCGACAACATCAAGCTCGAGATTCCGACCGGCGAGCTGGTCGCGCTGCTCGGGCCGTCCGGCTGCGGCAAGACGACGCTGCTCAGGATCATCGCCGGCATGGAAACCGCCGACGGCGGCGAGGTGCTGTTCTCCGGCCAGGAGGCGACGCACCTGCACGCGCGCGACCGCAACGTCGGCTTCGTCTTCCAGCACTACGCGCTGTTCCGCCACATGACGGTGTTCGAGAACGTCGCCTTCGGCCTGCGCGTCAAGCCCCGCCAGGAACGCCCGGCCGAGGCCGAGATCAGGAAGCGCGTGATGGACCTGCTCGGCCTGGTCCAGCTCGACTGGCTGGCCGACCGCTACCCGTCGCAGCTCTCCGGCGGCCAGCGCCAGCGCATCGCGCTCGCCCGTGCGCTCGCCGTCGAGCCGAAGGTGCTGCTCCTGGACGAGCCCTTCGGCGCGCTCGACACCAAGGTCCGGAAGGAACTGCGCCGCTGGCTGCGCCGGCTGCACGACGAGATGCACATCTCGTCGGTGTTCGTCACCCACGACCAGGAGGAGGCGCTCGAAGTCGCCGACCGCGTCGTCGTCATGAACCACGGCCGCATCGAGCAGATCGGCTCGCCCGACGAGGTCTATTCGAATCCGGCCTCGCCCTTCGTCTACCAGTTCCTCGGCAATGTGAACGTCTTCCACAGCCGCGTGCACGGCGCCTGGGCCGAGGTCGGCCGCGGCGAGCCGGTGGCCGGAGGAGGGGGCGAGGGCGGCGAGACGCTGGCCTTCGTCCGTCCGCACGAGATCGACATCGAGCGCGGGCCGTTCGCCGGCGGGCTCGAGGCGCAGGTGCAGGATGTGCATCCGATCGGGCCGGTGGTGCGCGTCGAACTGGCGCATGCCTCGGAACTGATCGAGGTCGAGCTGACGCGCGAGCGTGCCGATGCGCTGGGCCTGGCCAAGGGCCAGCACGTCTGGCTCAAGCCGCGCCAGGTGAAGGTCTTCGCGGCCCCCGAGTACCAGCTCGAGGACGGCGGCTCCGGCATCTGA
- a CDS encoding cation acetate symporter: MKRALARLLPALLAAGAASAAWAQSRAAVPEQHRWLTFAVFTAIIALTMFVTYVAARRVRTPADFYTAGGGLSGLQNGWAIAGDYLSAASFLGVAGLISLWGYDGFMYSVGWLVAYISVLLVIAEPCRNIGKYTLSDLLAYRNDPKLARVFGALSVITVSTFYLVAQMVGGGMLVKTLIGIDYEISVVAVGSLMLAYVIFGGMVATTWVQIIKAVLLVAASLLMVVLVWRDYGFFGGFLDSVVGDARVQQRVAAILGDGAAGLAPAELGQRFLEPGLLFRSPLDQISLGVALVFGTAGLPHILMRFFTVPTARAARSSVVWAMAIIGGFYLLTLFLGLGAALKVGAPAIMDIDGGGNMAAPLLAQALGGGPESLLGNFMLAFVAAVAFATIVAVVAGLVLAAASAIAHDLYVGVVRDGQASTETQVRAARVATVAFGVVAIVLGIAAKGQNVAHLVALAFAVAASANFPCLFMTLFWRRCNTAGIVAGMLVGTLAAIGLVLVSPNMTYPKAVKAAAQQVLDEAPQRLRAIETALAAADFERVEQAKKERAALGRAVARARDELERYRHVDTSLVGLEAPLFELRNPGLLSLPLGFLALIVASLLYRDPRAEAMWDEVYVRQNTGALLASAARLQGGNGRSEKRF, translated from the coding sequence GTGAAGCGCGCGCTGGCGCGCCTGCTGCCGGCGCTGCTGGCGGCAGGCGCCGCCTCCGCCGCCTGGGCGCAGTCGCGCGCGGCGGTGCCCGAGCAGCACCGCTGGCTGACTTTCGCGGTGTTCACCGCGATCATCGCGCTGACGATGTTCGTCACCTATGTCGCGGCGCGGCGGGTGCGTACGCCGGCCGACTTCTACACCGCCGGCGGCGGCCTCTCCGGCCTGCAGAACGGCTGGGCGATCGCCGGCGACTACCTCTCCGCCGCCTCCTTCCTCGGCGTCGCCGGGCTGATCTCGCTCTGGGGCTACGACGGCTTCATGTACTCGGTCGGCTGGCTGGTCGCCTACATCTCGGTGCTGCTGGTGATCGCCGAGCCCTGCCGCAACATCGGCAAATACACGCTCTCCGACCTCCTCGCCTACCGCAACGACCCGAAGCTGGCGCGCGTCTTCGGCGCGCTGTCGGTGATCACCGTCTCCACCTTCTACCTGGTCGCGCAGATGGTCGGCGGTGGCATGCTGGTGAAGACGCTGATCGGCATCGACTACGAAATCTCGGTGGTCGCCGTCGGCAGCCTGATGCTCGCCTACGTGATCTTCGGCGGCATGGTGGCGACGACCTGGGTGCAGATCATCAAGGCCGTGCTGCTGGTTGCCGCGTCGCTGCTGATGGTGGTGCTGGTGTGGCGCGACTACGGCTTCTTCGGTGGCTTCCTCGACAGCGTCGTCGGCGACGCCCGCGTCCAGCAGCGCGTCGCGGCGATCCTCGGCGACGGCGCCGCCGGCCTCGCGCCGGCCGAGCTCGGCCAGCGCTTCCTCGAGCCGGGGCTGCTCTTCCGCTCGCCGCTCGACCAGATCTCGCTCGGCGTCGCGCTGGTCTTCGGCACCGCCGGCCTGCCGCACATCCTGATGCGCTTCTTCACCGTGCCCACCGCGCGCGCCGCGCGCAGTTCGGTGGTGTGGGCGATGGCGATCATCGGCGGCTTCTACCTGCTGACGCTGTTCCTCGGGCTCGGCGCCGCGCTCAAGGTCGGTGCGCCGGCGATCATGGACATCGACGGCGGCGGCAACATGGCCGCGCCGCTGCTCGCGCAGGCGCTCGGCGGCGGGCCGGAGAGCCTGCTCGGCAACTTCATGCTGGCCTTCGTCGCCGCGGTCGCCTTCGCCACCATCGTCGCCGTCGTCGCCGGGCTGGTGCTCGCCGCCGCTTCGGCGATCGCGCACGACCTCTACGTCGGCGTAGTCCGCGACGGCCAGGCGAGCACCGAGACGCAGGTGCGCGCCGCGCGCGTCGCCACGGTCGCCTTCGGCGTCGTCGCCATCGTCCTCGGCATCGCCGCCAAGGGGCAGAACGTCGCCCACCTGGTGGCGCTGGCCTTCGCCGTCGCCGCCTCGGCCAACTTTCCCTGCCTCTTCATGACCCTCTTCTGGCGCCGCTGCAATACCGCCGGCATCGTCGCCGGCATGCTGGTCGGCACGCTGGCGGCGATCGGCCTGGTCCTCGTCTCGCCGAACATGACCTACCCGAAGGCGGTCAAGGCGGCGGCGCAGCAGGTCCTCGACGAGGCGCCGCAGCGCCTGCGCGCGATCGAGACGGCGCTCGCCGCCGCCGACTTCGAGCGCGTCGAGCAGGCGAAGAAGGAGCGGGCGGCGCTCGGCCGCGCGGTGGCGCGCGCCCGCGACGAGCTCGAGCGCTACCGCCACGTCGACACCTCGCTGGTCGGGCTGGAGGCGCCGCTGTTCGAGCTGCGCAACCCGGGGCTGCTGTCGCTGCCGCTCGGCTTCCTGGCGCTGATCGTCGCCTCGCTGCTCTACCGCGACCCGCGCGCCGAGGCGATGTGGGACGAGGTGTACGTGCGCCAGAACACCGGCGCGTTGCTTGCCTCCGCCGCCCGCCTGCAGGGCGGCAACGGCCGCAGCGAAAAGAGGTTTTGA
- a CDS encoding DUF485 domain-containing protein: MGNCAIDWAAINADPRFRELHRRKSGFLGLLMIVSVGYYFLLPVGAAWFPELFRIRVAGAVNVGLLFALSEFVVAWGVAALYTRRANRDFDRLAEEIRGEIAGRMARGAVP; this comes from the coding sequence ATGGGCAATTGCGCCATCGACTGGGCGGCGATCAACGCCGATCCCAGGTTCCGGGAACTGCACCGTCGGAAGTCGGGCTTCCTCGGCTTGCTGATGATCGTTTCGGTCGGCTACTACTTCCTGCTGCCGGTCGGCGCCGCGTGGTTTCCCGAGCTGTTCCGGATCAGGGTGGCCGGCGCGGTCAACGTCGGCCTGCTCTTCGCGCTGTCCGAGTTCGTCGTCGCCTGGGGCGTCGCGGCGCTCTACACGCGGCGCGCCAACCGGGATTTCGACCGGCTGGCGGAGGAGATCCGCGGCGAGATCGCCGGCCGCATGGCGCGCGGGGCCGTGCCGTGA